Part of the Gallalistipes aquisgranensis genome, TGGCGTTCGGGTTCAGCGTGGGGGTGCAGATTCTGATCGGACGGCGCAACGGCGAGCGGCGCTATGCCGAGATCGGCTCCATTTTCCGGCAGGGGACCGTTTTCCTGCTGGCGCTGGCGGCGGTGCTCTTTTCCGTTTCGCAGTGGGCCACGCCTTATCTTCTGCGGCTGTTCATTCAGTCGGACGCTGTTTATGCGGCCACTGAAAAGTATATGGAGTGGCGGGTCTACGGCTTTTTCTTCTCGTTCGCGGCGGTCATGTTCCGGGCCTTTTTCGTGGGGATCACCCGGACCCGGGTGTTGACGGTCAACTCGATCGTCATGGTGCTTTCGAACGTGGTGCTCAACTACGTGCTGATTTTCGGAAAGTGCGGATTCCCGGAGCTGGGGATCGCCGGGGCGGCCATCGCCTCGTCGGTGGCCGAAGCCGTGTCGGTGATCTTTTTCGTGATCTACGTCCGCACGAAGGTCGATCGGGCCAAGTACGGGTTTTCGCTGCGCGGACGCTTCGAACCCGGCCTGCTGCGGCACGTGCTGGGAGTGTCGGTCTGGACGATGATCCAGTCGTTCGTCTCCATCAGTACGTGGTTCCTCTTTTTCCTGGCCGTGGAGCACCTGGGCGAACGGCCGCTGGCCGTCACCAACATGGTGCGCAGCATTTCGTCGCTGATGTTCATCGTGGTCAACGCCTTCGCATCGACCACCAGTTCGCTGGTGAGCAACCTGATGGGGGCCGGGCAGGCGCGGTACGTCCCCGGGACTTGTGCGTGTACCATTCGCATGTGCTATATGCTCGTGCTGCCGATCATGCTGCTCATCATGCTTTTCCCGCAGACCGTCCTGCGGCTCTATACGGACAGCGGACCTCTGATCGGGGCTTCCGTGCCGGCATTGCTGGTGATGGCTTCTTCCTATCTGGTGAGCGTTCCCTGCTTCATCCTGTTCAATGCCGTTTCCGGCACGGGCAATACCCGTTCGGCGCTGGGCATGGAACTGGTCGCGCTGGCCGTCTATGCGGCCTATGTGGTGTGGGTCATTCTCTGTCTGCGGGCCGACGTGGCCGTCTGCTGGACCACCGAGCATGTCTATGCCGTGGTGATGCTTTCCCTGTGCTGGCTCTATCTGAAACGGGGGCGCTGGCGCACCAAGCGCATATAGGAGCGGTTCCCTTTCCCGGATTCCTCTGCGGGCCGAGGCTGGAACCTGTGGAGAGCGGCCCCGTTTCTTCCGGCGTATCCTATTCCACTTCCGGAACTTCGATCAGCAGGATGCGGGCGTCGCCGACGGCGTAGATTTCGAACGAATCCGTTCCGCTGATCCCGAGCCCGTCGCGGTGCGAGAGATCGGTGCCCGCTATGTTCGCCTCTCCTTCGATCAGGAAGGCATAGACCCCGTAGCTGTCTCCCGATTTCATCGTATAGACCGTTCGGGTGTCCCGGTCCATCTCGGCCAGCGAGAACCATGCCTGCTGGTGAATCCACAGTCCATGTCCGTCGCCGGGATAGGGCGAGACGACGGTGCATATCTCCCCGCGGCGCACAAGGCCGGCGACGGCGGCATTCTCGTACCGCGGCGAAAGGTTCCGTCGGTCGGGAATGACCCATATCTGGAGCAGTTCGGCGGGCGTGTCTCCCTTTTCGGCGTATTCGCTGTGATGGATGCCCGTACCGGCCGTCATCACCTGTATCTCGCCCGGGCGGATGGCCGAGGCGTGTCCCATGCTGTCCTCGTGTTCCAGCGTGCCGTGCAGGGGGACCGTGACGATCTCCATGTCGCGGTGGGGGTGCATGCCGAATCCCGTGCCGGGAGCCACCACGTCGTCGTTCAGTACGCGCAGCGCCCCGAAATTGACCCGGGCGGGATCGTAGTAGTTGGCGAAGCTGAACGTGTGGTAGGTTTGCAGCCAGCCGTGGTCGAAGTGGCCGCGCGTGGCGGCTTTGTGCAGGATTGTTTCCATCGTGTGATTCCGTTTTTTACGGAGTACCGGCAAATTGCCTGCCGGAATCGCTTCTCCTTATCCGAGGGTTTCGAAATAACGGTCGAGCAGCCGGGGCACCGCCCGTTCGCCGGGACCGGGTCCCTCGGTGAGAACGAAGGCGCGGAGCGGAGCGGGCAGCTCCTTTCCTGGAATCTCCAGCCGCCATACGCAGGCGTGGATCGTGCGGTGCGAGAGCTGATGCGGGGGCATCCGTGTCGCACCCAGCAGGCGGAACTCCTCCCGGCCGGGGAACCACTCCCCGAACCGGGGCGTGCGGATCACCTCGTCCCATCCGGCGGGGGAACCGGTTTCGATCAGGGGAAATTCGTAGAGACCGTTCCAGATGTCGCCGGCCCCGCGGCGGGAGAGGAGCGTGCGGCCTCTCCAGAGGATGTGAAGATAGTTGAAATAGCGCGGGATAGGGGTGCTTTTGGCGCGTTTGACGGGGCGTTCCCCGACCGTTCCCGCGGCCAGAGCCAGACAGCGGCCGGCGAGGGGACAGGCGATGCACTCCGGAGAGGAGGGAACACAGTGCAGGGCGCCGAACTCCATGAGGGCCTGGTTGTGCATTCCCGGCTGCCGGGGATCGAGCAGTTCGGCGGCCAGCGAGGCGAAAGCACGCCTGCCGCGGCCCTCGTCGACGGGAAGCGCCAGGTCGAAGAGCCGGGAGAGCACCCGGTAGACGTTGCCGTCCACCGTGGCGTGGGGCAGTCCGAATGCGATGGAGCAGATCGCCGCCGCCGTATAGTCGCCTACGCCCGGCAGGGCCCGCACTTCCGGGTAGGTGTGTGGAAACCGGCCCCCGTGTTCCCGGACGATCCGCCGGGCGGCGGCGTGCAGGTTCCGGGCCCGGCTGTAATAGCCGAGCCCCTGCCATAACCGGAGCACCTCGTCTTCGGGGGCGGCGGCCAGCGCGGCGGGATCGGGAAAACGGCCGGTGAAGCGCAGGTAATAGCCGAGCCCCTGTGCCACGCGGGTCTGCTGGAGAATCACCTCGGATATCCAGATGCGGTATGGGTCGCGGGTCTCTCGCCAGGGGAGTTCCCTGCGGTTGCGGCCGTACCACTCGACCAGCGTGGCGCTGATCTCCCGTAAGGAGGCGGCGGTGTCGGGGCAGACGGACATGGGCGCGGGTCAGGCCAGTTTGAGGCCGACGATGCCGGCGACGATGAGGAACGCGGAGAACAGACGCCAGAAGCCGGCCGGATCGCCGAAAGCGAAGATACCGATGAAGAGGGTCCCGACGGCTCCGATTCCCGTCCAGACGGCATAGGCCGTGCCGATCGGGATGGAGCGCTGGGCCAGGTAGAGGAACAGCCCGCTCAGGGCCATCGACACGACCGACAGGGCGATGAACGCCAGGTGTCCGCGGGAGGCGGTGCCGGCCAGTTTGAATCCCAGGGGCCATCCGATCTCGAAAAGGCCGCCCAATATGAGGTATATCCAACCCATGACAGGTAATTGTGAATGATCCGGAGGCAAAGATAGTAAAACCGGGGGAAATGGCGAAGTCGTGCGTTTTCTCCGCCGGCCCGGTTGTTTCTCTCCGGAAAAACGGTAATTTTGTTACCCGGGCGGACCGGCCGGTGTCCTGTGGGGTATGCGGCCGGTCCGGGACCCGGTCTTCCGCCGGTGCGGGAAAGACATGTAACCCTAAAACCCTTGAAAAAACTGACTCGAAGATGAAAATGGACAGACGAACGATGTTGAAGACGGCGGCGGCCCTTTCGCTGTGCGCCGCGATGCCTGGCTGTCTTTCTTCCGGAACGGGGAAACCACGGCGAAAGGCGAAAAGAAGCATTGAAACCGATATTCTGGTGGTGGGCGGAGGAACGGCCGGAGTGGTCGCCGCGCTGCAGGCGGCCTACGGAGGGTGCCGCACGGTGCTCGTCGAGGGCGGCAGTCAGCTGGGCGGTACGATGACTACGGGCGGGGTCGCTTTCCCCGGTCTTTTCCATGTGAACGGGAAACAGATCATCGGCGGTATCGGCTGGAATCTCGTGTGCGAGACTGTGGCCATGAACGACGACACGCTGCCCGATTTCTCGGTTCCCTACGGCAAAAGCCATTGGCTGCACCAGGTGGCCTTCAATCCCTTCCTGTATGCGGCACTGGCCGAGGAGAAGTGCCTGGCGGCCGGTATCGGGCTGCGTTACTACGAGTGGCCGGTGTCGGTGGAGAAGAGCTCCGGCGGCTGGACGGTGAGGACGTTCGGCAAGGGAGAGGAGTACGAAATCCGCTGCCGGCAGCTGGTGGACTGTACGGGCGATGCGGCGGTGACGGCATTGGCCGGGTTCGCCCGCCTGCGGGAGGAGGAGACCCAGCCGGGGTCGATTCTCTTCCGTTTCTGCGGTTACGATCCCGAAAAGCTCGATTACGATCTGCTGGGGGCCCGCTACCGGGCGGCCGTGGCCGACGGGACGCTGGAGCGGGGCGACGTGTACAGCGATATCCGCCTGTTGCTCGACAAGCGGAACGGACTGGCCTCGTCGCACGTGCTGGGCGCCGACTCATCCACGTCCGAGGCCCACACGGCCGCCAATATCGCCGGAAAGGCTTCCGTATTGCGGATACTGCGTTTCCTGCGGACGCTGCCCGGATGCGAGAAGGCGCGGATCGAAAGCATGCAGCCGGAGACGGCCGTGCGCGAAACCTACCGGATCGACGGCTGCTACTGCATCACCTGCGAGGATTACGCCGAAGGACGCCGTTTCGACGATGCCGTATGCTATTCCTATTATCCGATCGACCTGCACGATGCCCACGGGGTGAAACCCCGTCACCTGGAAGAGGGGGTGGTGCCGACCGTTCCCCTGCGGGCGCTGATTCCTGCGGGCAGCCGGGACCTGGTCGTGGCGGGACGCTGCGTGAGCAGCGACCGGCTGGCCAATTCGGCGCTGCGGGTACAGGCGTCCTGCATGGGGATGGGGCAGGCGGCGGGAGCGGCTGCCGTGCTGGCCTGCCGGCAGGGGGCGACTCCCGGTGAGGTTCCCGTGGAGGATATTCGGGCGCTGATCCGCGAATACGGCGGTATTGTGCCCTGATCGGCATTCCGTTTGTTTCGTGCGGATGTCCTGCGGGACGGATTTTTGCGGCGGAATACGCCGAATGTGGATATATTTTGTTAATTTCGTATTCGAAAGGGCGGGGATGCCGAAAACCGCATTATAGAGTAGGTGTTTAAAAATAAACAAGGTGTTATGAACTATTTTCTCGACGCGGTAAAAAACAACTATGTGAATTTTTCGGGCCGCCTGGGTATCAAGGGTTATTGGATGTTCGTGCTGTTCTATGTGATTTTCGCCATCGTGGCTCAGA contains:
- a CDS encoding pirin family protein is translated as METILHKAATRGHFDHGWLQTYHTFSFANYYDPARVNFGALRVLNDDVVAPGTGFGMHPHRDMEIVTVPLHGTLEHEDSMGHASAIRPGEIQVMTAGTGIHHSEYAEKGDTPAELLQIWVIPDRRNLSPRYENAAVAGLVRRGEICTVVSPYPGDGHGLWIHQQAWFSLAEMDRDTRTVYTMKSGDSYGVYAFLIEGEANIAGTDLSHRDGLGISGTDSFEIYAVGDARILLIEVPEVE
- the mutY gene encoding A/G-specific adenine glycosylase, producing the protein MSVCPDTAASLREISATLVEWYGRNRRELPWRETRDPYRIWISEVILQQTRVAQGLGYYLRFTGRFPDPAALAAAPEDEVLRLWQGLGYYSRARNLHAAARRIVREHGGRFPHTYPEVRALPGVGDYTAAAICSIAFGLPHATVDGNVYRVLSRLFDLALPVDEGRGRRAFASLAAELLDPRQPGMHNQALMEFGALHCVPSSPECIACPLAGRCLALAAGTVGERPVKRAKSTPIPRYFNYLHILWRGRTLLSRRGAGDIWNGLYEFPLIETGSPAGWDEVIRTPRFGEWFPGREEFRLLGATRMPPHQLSHRTIHACVWRLEIPGKELPAPLRAFVLTEGPGPGERAVPRLLDRYFETLG
- a CDS encoding MATE family efflux transporter; protein product: MTMKFSYRQIWQIAYPILLSLLMENMINLTDTVFLGHVGEVELGASALAGVYYLAIFMLAFGFSVGVQILIGRRNGERRYAEIGSIFRQGTVFLLALAAVLFSVSQWATPYLLRLFIQSDAVYAATEKYMEWRVYGFFFSFAAVMFRAFFVGITRTRVLTVNSIVMVLSNVVLNYVLIFGKCGFPELGIAGAAIASSVAEAVSVIFFVIYVRTKVDRAKYGFSLRGRFEPGLLRHVLGVSVWTMIQSFVSISTWFLFFLAVEHLGERPLAVTNMVRSISSLMFIVVNAFASTTSSLVSNLMGAGQARYVPGTCACTIRMCYMLVLPIMLLIMLFPQTVLRLYTDSGPLIGASVPALLVMASSYLVSVPCFILFNAVSGTGNTRSALGMELVALAVYAAYVVWVILCLRADVAVCWTTEHVYAVVMLSLCWLYLKRGRWRTKRI
- a CDS encoding DMT family transporter, which encodes MGWIYLILGGLFEIGWPLGFKLAGTASRGHLAFIALSVVSMALSGLFLYLAQRSIPIGTAYAVWTGIGAVGTLFIGIFAFGDPAGFWRLFSAFLIVAGIVGLKLA
- a CDS encoding FAD-dependent oxidoreductase; the encoded protein is MKMDRRTMLKTAAALSLCAAMPGCLSSGTGKPRRKAKRSIETDILVVGGGTAGVVAALQAAYGGCRTVLVEGGSQLGGTMTTGGVAFPGLFHVNGKQIIGGIGWNLVCETVAMNDDTLPDFSVPYGKSHWLHQVAFNPFLYAALAEEKCLAAGIGLRYYEWPVSVEKSSGGWTVRTFGKGEEYEIRCRQLVDCTGDAAVTALAGFARLREEETQPGSILFRFCGYDPEKLDYDLLGARYRAAVADGTLERGDVYSDIRLLLDKRNGLASSHVLGADSSTSEAHTAANIAGKASVLRILRFLRTLPGCEKARIESMQPETAVRETYRIDGCYCITCEDYAEGRRFDDAVCYSYYPIDLHDAHGVKPRHLEEGVVPTVPLRALIPAGSRDLVVAGRCVSSDRLANSALRVQASCMGMGQAAGAAAVLACRQGATPGEVPVEDIRALIREYGGIVP